The region CGAACGCGAGGTGCGTTGGCTTGCCGACCAGCGCTGGGCACAGCGGTTGCGCACTGAACCGCTCGCCACCGTCCTGGACGCCTGGTATCGCCAGCCGGTTTTCGCCACGCTCACGGACGCGCAGCGTCAGGCGCTGATTGCGCTGCGCGCCCGCAACAATCCTGCCGCGCTTGCCGCCATGCTTGAGGCTACGTCAACGGGCCGTCAGCCGCCGCTGCATGAACCGCTGCAAGCGCTGCGCGTGCCGTTTCATTACCTGTGCGGCGAGCGTGACGCGAAGTTTCGCGCGCTCGCCGCCACGCTCCAGATCCCACTGCATCTGATTACTGGCGCAGGCCACAATGCGCACCGGGAAAACCCGCAAGCAACGGCCCGCAGCCTCAACGCGATTTTGCGAACCCCTACGGAGAACTCCCATGATTTATCCTGATGAAGCGATGCTTTACGCCCCCGTCGAATGGCTCGACTGCTCAGAAGGCTATACCGATATCCGCTACCAGAAATCCACCGACGGCATCGCGAAAATCACGATTAACCGCCCGCAGGTGCGCAACGCGTTTCGCCCGCTGACGGTGAAAGAGATGATCCAGGCGCTGGCCGACGCGCGCTACGACGACAACATCGGCGTCATTATCCTCACCGGCGAAGGCGAAAAAGCCTTCTGCGCAGGGGGCGATCAGAAAGTACGCGGCGACTATGGCGGCTATCAGGACGACTCCGGCGTGCATCATCTCAACGTGCTCGACTTCCAGCGCCAGATCCGCACCTGCCCGAAACCGGTGGTGGCGATGGTGGCGGGCTACGCGATAGGCGGCGGCCATGTGCTGCATATGATGTGCGATCTCACTATCGCGGCAGAAAATGCCATGTTCGGCCAGACCGGCCCGAAAGTCGGCTCTTTTGACGGCGGCTGGGGCGCGTCCTATATGGCGCGCATTGTCGGACAGAAAAAGGCCCGCGAAATCTGGTTCCTGTGCCGCCAGTATGACGCTCAACAGGCGCTCGATATGGGGCTGGTTAATACCGTCGTGCCGCTGGCGGAGCTGGAGCGTGAAACGGTGCGCTGGTGTCGTGAAATGCTGCAAAACAGCCCGATGGCGCTGCGCTGCCTCAAAGCGGCGCTCAACGCCGACTGCGACGGTCAGGCCGGGTTGCAGGAACTCGCGGGCAACGCCACGATGCTTTTCTACATGACCGAAGAGGGCCAGGAAGGGCGCAACGCGTTCAACCAGAAGCGCCAGCCGGACTTCAGCAAATTCAAGCGTAATCCATAATGCGCGCGGCACAGCTTTACCGTTATCAGCTGCCGATGGATGCGGGCGTGGTGCTGCGCGAGCGGCGGCTTAAGACCCGCGATGGCCTGCTGGTGCGCCTGTCAGACGACGGGCGCGAAGGGTGGGGCGAGATAGCGCCGCTGCCGGGGTTCAGCGAAGAGACGCTGGATACCGCGCAGTCCGCTACGTGCGACTGGCTTGTGGCGTGGGAACGCGGCAACGCGCCGCCGCCGCCGGATATTGCCAGCGTCGCGTTCGGGTTGAGCTGCGCGCAGGCGGAGCTTGACGGCGCGCTGCCGCAGGCGGCGAACTATCACGTCGCGCCATTGTGCACCGGCGATCCTGATGAACTTTTCGCGCGCCTCGCCGGGCAGCGCGGCGATAAGGTTGCCAAGGTGAAAGTGGGGCTGTATGAAGCCGTACGCGACGGCATGGTAGTGAATCTGCTTCTGGAGGGCATCCCGGATTTGCGCCTGCGGCTGGATGCCAACCGCGCCTGGACGCCGCTGAAGGCGCGCCAGTTCGCCAGATACGTTAATCCGGCGTATCGCTCGCGCATCGAATTCATCGAAGAGCCGTGCAAAACCCGCGCCGACTCGCGCGCTTTTGCCGCCGAAACCGGGATTGCCATCGCCTGGGACGAGAGCCTGCGCGAGGCGGATTTTACGTTCGCCGCCGGGCCGGGTCTGCGCGCCGTAGTGATTAAGCCGACGTTGACCGGCAGCCTGCAAAAAGTACAACAGCAGGTGGCGCAGGCTCACGCGCTGGGCCTGACGGCGGTCATCAGTTCATCCATTGAGTCAAGCTTCGGCCTGACGCAGCTGGCGCGAATAGCCGCCTGGCTGACGCCTAAGACGATCCCTGGTCTGGACACGCTAAGCCTCATGCGCGCCCAGCTGGTTCGCCGTTGGCCTGACAGCACGCTGCCGTGCCTGTCCGTGGATGCGCTGGAGCCGCTGCTGTGACCTTTAGCGACTGGCCCTGGCGGCACTGGCGGCAGCGGAGAGCGGACGCGCAGGCGCTGCGCCTGAACGCGTGGCGGCTAAGCTGGCGTGAACTCTGCGCGCGTATCGATGCGCAGGCTGCGGGGCTTCACGCCCAGGGCGTTCGCGAAGGCGACGGCGTGCTGCTGCGCGCTAATAATCAGCCCGACGCTTTGCTGGCGTGGCTTGCTCTCTTGCAGTGCGGCGCGCGCGTCCTGCCGCTGAATCCGCAACTGCCTGCGCCTTTGCTGGCTGAACTGCTGCCCACGCTGAGCCTGCGCCATGCGCTGGTGCTGAACGGCGGCGAGCTGCCGGTGCGGCTTAATCCTCTGTCGTTGCAGCCAGGACTGGGCGAACACGCGGCGCCCTGGCACGACCGTCGTCTCGCTTCCATGACGCTGACCTCGGGGTCGACGGGGCTGCCGAAAGCGGCAGTGCATACTTTTCACGCGCATCTTGCCAGCGCGGAAGGGGTACTCGCGACGATCCCTTTTGCCCCGCAGGACGACTGGCTGCTCTCGCTGCCGCTGTTTCACGTTTCCGGCCAGGGCATTCTCTGGCGCTGGCTCTCTGCTGGCGCAAGCCTGACGGTACGCGACAAGCAGCCGCTGGATCAGGCCTTACGCGGCTGCACGCATGCCTCCCTGGTGCCGACCCAGCTCTGGCGTCTGCTCAATAGTGGTGTTGACGTGTCGCTCAGGGCGGTGCTGCTGGGCGGCGCGGCGATCCCGGTTGAACTCACCGAACAGGCCCGCCAGCGCGGTATCCGCTGCTGGTGCGGCTACGGACTGACCGAGTTTGCCTCCACGGTATGCGCCAAAGAGGCGGATGGCCTCGCGGATGTCGGGCGGCCTCTGCCGGGGCGCGAGCTGCAAATAGTCGAGGGTGAAGTCTGGCTGCGCGCGGACAGCATGGCCGCAGGTTACTGGCGCGACGGAAAAATGATCCCGCTGACCAATGACCAGGGGTGGTTCGCCACCCGCGATTGCGGTCGCATCGACGACGGCAGGCTGACTCTGCTTGGAAGAAAAGACAACCTCTTTTTTTGCGGCGCAGAAGGTGTTCAGCCGGAGGAAGTGGAGCGGGTTATCAGCGCGCATCCGTCGGTTGAGCAAGTGTTTATTGTGCCGCAGGATGATGCGGAGTATGGCCAGCGCCCGGTGGCGGTCGTGGAGTGTGGCGAAGCGTGCGACCCGTCCATGCTGGCCGGCTGGTGCGCCGATAAACTGGCGCGATTTCAGCAGCCGGTGCGCTGGCTGCGGCTGCCTGAGACGCTGAAAACCGGCGGCATTAAAATTTCCCGCCGGGCGCTACGTGACTGGGTAAACCAGCAGGCCGTTACTGAGTCAGGTACGCTGGACGTTCAGTAACTGCTTCGTATGCCAGCGGCCCAGCGCGAAAACCGTGGTCAGCGCGCCGAGCAAGGCGCAAAACATATCCGACTGGGTATCCCACGGGTCGCCCTGGGTGCCGAGAAAGTCATCCGCGCCTTGTCCCAGCGCCAGCGCCGACCACCATTCGATTAACTCGTAAACCGCGCTAATCGCCAGCGCAATACAGCAGACCACGAAGGCGAGCATTTTACGCCCGTGAACGTAGCCGCCGCGCAGCAAAATTTCCCGCGCCGCAAGCGCTGGCACCAGCCCCTGAAAAAAATGTCCCAGCTTGTCGTACGGGTTGCGGCTCAAATCCAGCCACGCCTGAACGTCAAAACCGACAGGCACTTTCGCGTAGGTGTACATACCGCCGACCATCAAAATGATGGCATGGAAGAAAATCAGCACATAAAGCAGCGGCGTTAACGGATAGCGCGCGTGCGTCGCCAGCAAAAGCGGAACGATGATAATGACCGGCGTCACTTCCATCAGCCAGGTGAGTTTGTCGCCTGCGCTGATACCGGTGTAAACAAGGGTGAGGAGCAGCGCCAGCGCTGCGACGATTAACCCCGAACGGGATGATGCGGCGGTCATAACGGTAACCAGAAAGTGAAAACGATAACTATCAGGCAGATGCGGCAAAAATACAATCTCTGCCATCGCGGGCGGCGGTAGGTTGCCGCCCGCGAGGTATTACATCAGGAGGGAAGATCGGTCTGTGTTTTTAGCTGGCGTCTGCGCAGTCGCTTCACGACCGGCGGGACGGCAATTACCAGTATCGCCATCATCAGCAGGGTTTTGGTCACGCCGCTCTGCCAGAGGATCCCCAGCTCGCCGTTGCTTATCGAGAGCGCGCGTCGCAGGTTCTGCTCCAGCATCTCGCCCAGCACGAAGCCCAGAATGAGCGGCGACATCGGGAAGTGCATTTTGCGCAGAATATAGCCCAGCACGCCGAGGGCCACCATCAGCAGCAGATCGAAGGTGGTGCTGTGCACCGCGTACACGCCTACCGCCGAGACCGCCGCAATGGCGGGCACCAGGAACCACAGCGGAATCGTCAGCATGCGGGTGAACAGGCCGATCAGCGGGATGTTCATGATAAGCAGCATGACGTTTGCGATAAGCAGCGCGGCGATAAGCCCCCAGACGATATCCGGCTGTTCGGTAAACATCGCCGGCCCCGGCGTGATGTTATAGAGCGTCAGCGCGCCCATCATCACCGCCGTGGTGCCGGAGCCCGGCACGCCCAGCGTCAGCATCGGGATAAACGAGCCGCAGGCCGAGGCGTTGTTCGCCGCCTCCGGCGCCGCCACGCCGCGAATATCGCCCTTACCAAATGAACCGTCTTTATCGCCGAGTTTTTTCTCGGTCATATAAGTGATGGCGCTCGCGATCGTCGCGCCTGCGCCGGGCAGAATGCCGACAAAAAAGCCGATCACGGACGAGCGCAGCGTCGCGCCGGTACAGGCGGCGGCCTCTTTGGCGTTAAACAGCATACGCCCGGTTTTACGTACCAGCGTCTGGCCGCTGCTGGTGCTCTCCAGCATCAGCAGGATCTCGGACACCGAGAACAGGCCAATCACCACCACGATAAACTGCACGCCGTCCGAGAGATGCACGCTGTCAAAGGTGAAGCGGTAGACGCCGGTATTGGCGTCAACGCCCACCGTCGCAAGACCGAGACCAATCAGCGCCGCCAGGAACGATTTCAGTGGGTTTTGCGCCATCATGCTGCCGAGACAGGCGATAGCGAACACCATCAGCGCGAAATATTCCGCCGGGCCGAACGCCAGCGACCACTCGGCGAGCACCGGCGCGAACAGAATAATGCCGAAAATCGCGATGAAGGAGCCCACAAACGAGCTGACCGCGGAGATTGACAGCGCCACGCCGCCGCGTCCCTGCTGCGCCATCGGATAACCATCCAGCGCGGTCATGATCGCGGCGGCGTCCCCTGGCACGTTGAGCAGAATCGACGAGATACGCCCGCCATATTCACAGCCGATGTAAACGGTCGCGAGCAGGATCAGCGCCGACTCCGCCGGCAGATGAATGGCGAAAGCCAGCGGCAGCAAAATAGCGACGCCGTTAATCGGCCCGAGGCCCGGCAGCAGCCCGACAATGGTACCGACAAAGCAGCCGATAAGCGCGATCAGCAGATTGGTGGGCGTCAGCGCGACGGCGAAGCCCTGTGAAAGATAAAGCCAGGTATCCATAAAAGCCCCCGTTAATTAAGCCAGGCCCCGAGAGGCAGCGTCACGTCAAGCAGCCTGTCAAAAGCGAACCAGAGCGCGCCGCCCATCACCACGCCGGAGGCCAGTGCCGCCGGAAGCCGCGCGCCGAACAGCATGCCTATCACCGCCGTCAGCAGCGCGGTTGCGAGCGGAAAACCCAGCCACTCAAAGCCCCAGGCATACAGCAGCAGGATAATGACCATCGCCACCAGTCGTTGCAGCACGGCGTTATGCGGCCACTCCACCACATCGGGGCGGCGCAACAGCAGCAGCGCCGAACAGAGCAGCATCAGGGCGATAATGCCCACCGGAAACGGGCGCGGCCCGACCGGTTCATAGGCGTACTCGCTGTGGATCTGCCAGGCGACAAACAGCCCACCTACGCAAAGCAGCAGCCAGATCCCGGCAAAAATACGATCGCTCATCACAGCCTCCTTCGCTATTTCGCAAGGCCAAAGGCTTTGGCTTTTTCGCGATAGTCGTTGACCTGGTTTTTCACATATTCATCCAGCGCTTTGCCCGTCATGTTGAACTCAAACAGGCCGCGCAGGTCGCGCTGCTTTTTGAATTCTTCAGTTTGCTGGAGTTTTTCGAAGGCCTGCACCCACCACTGATAATCAGCGTCGCTGACTTTCGGGCCGACGTAGAAACCGCGAATAATGGGCCACACCAGGTCGTAGCCTTGCTCTTTGGCCGTCGGCACCTGGGCGAGCTGGCCCGGCAGACGTTCATTGGCGAAGACTGCCAGCACGCGCAGTTTATTGCCGGTAAGGTAGGGCACCATTTCGCTCAGATCGCCCGACACCGCCTGTACGTGGTGCCCCATCAGCGCGGTCACCGGCTCGCCGCCGCCTTCAAACGCCACGTAGCGCATTTTGTGCGGATCCACGCCTGCCTTCTGGGCCAGCAGCGCGGTTTTCATCCAGTCCTGGCTGCCGATGGACGCGCCCGCGCCAAACACGACGCTGTTGGGATCTTTCTCCAGCGCTTTCATCAGGTCGCCGAGCGTTTTCCAGGGCGAGTCGGCGCGCACCGCAATCATCCCGTAGTCGGTGCCGACGCTTGCGAGCCAGCGTACGTCGTCAACGTTGTAACGGCCAAATTTGCCCTGCGAAAGGTTCAGCAGCGAGCCGCCGGAGAAGGCCACCACCGTGCCCGGCTCACCGGGGCGCTGGGCGACGATAGCGTTATAAGCTACCGCACCGACGCCGCCGGGCATGTAAGTGACGCGCATCGGTTTTTCCAGCGCGCCGGTCTCCTGCAGGCTCACCTGAATGAGTTTGCAGGTTAAATCAAACCCGCCGCCGGGCTTCGCGGGCGCGATACATTCCGGGCGCGACGGGGCTTCTGCGGCGTGCGCAGGGGCAAAGGTGAAAGCCAGAGACGTTGCTAACAGGGTAGAGAGAAGCGATGTTTTCATTTTCATCCTCATGCATGACTGCCGTGATGTTTCTGATTATGTGAACTGCTTTGTAGCGTGTCGGTTGCATGATTGTTAAAACTAAAGCCTTTCAGTTTCCTTTCATCGCGACAGAAACTTTACTGGATGTGACATGCGTCTCTTACTTGCCGAAGATAACCGTGAGCTGGCTCACTGGCTGGAGAAAGCGCTGACGAATACCGGCTTTGCCGTGGATTGCGTTGGCGACGGGCTGGCGGCGGACCATCTGCTGCAAAATGAAAATTACGCCGTGGCGGTGCTGGATATCGAAATGCCGCGTCTGAGCGGGCTGGAGGTGCTGGCCCGCCTGCGCCGCCGCGGCCAGGCGGTGCCGGTGCTGCTGCTCACCGCCCACGCAAGCGTGGCCGACCGGGTAAAAGGGCTTAACGAAGGCGCGGACGACTATTTGCCGAAGCCCTTTGATCTGAGCGAACTGGAGGCGCGGTTGCGCGCGCTGGTGCGACGCAGCGAAGGACAGGTGCAGGAGGCGCAGCGCTTAGGCGAGCTGATATTCCACGACGCGGGCTATTTTGAGTTACAGGGCAAGCCGCTGGCGCTGACGCCGCGCGAGCATGCGCTGCTCACCGTGCTGATGTTCCGTCGCCGTCGTCCGGTGTCGCGCCAGCAACTCTTCGAACAGGTGTTCAGCCTGAGCGACGACGTCAGCCCTGAGAGTATTGAGATTTATATTCACCGGCTGCGCAAAAAGCTGCTGGCGAGCAACGTACAAATCACCACGCTGCGCGGGCTGGGCTATGTGCTGGAGTGCAGCGATGAGCTGGTTGCGCCCTGAATCGCTGCTCGGCAAGCTGCTGCTGTTTCTCGGCCTGCCGCTTCTGTTGCTGTGGGCGTTTTCCGCGTTAAACAGTTATGTCAGCGCGCTGAACGCCGCGACCCAGGCGTATGATCGCACGCTGTTAGCCTCGGCGCGTATCGTGGCCGAGCGGCTGAATGTGCATCACGGCGAACTGCAGGCGGATGTGCCCTGGGTGGTGCTCGACAGCGTCGAGCGCAACATGAACGACCGCCTCTATTACAAAGTGCAGGACACCCACGGGCGGGTTATCTCCGGCTATGACGATCTCCCGGCGATGCCGCGCGGCGTGGCGCGCACCGATCTCTACCCGGCGCTGGCGTGGTTTTATCACGCCACCTATCAGGGTCAGCGACTTCGCGTGGCGCGGCTGTTACAGCCGGTTAACGAGGGCGGCATCAACGGCATGGCGGAGATTTACGTCGCCGAGACGTTGCAGTCGCGTCACCTGCTGGCGCGCCAGTTGCTTATCTCATCCGCGCTCTCTCAGGGCGGGCTGGTGCTGTTGACGCTGTTGCTTGCTGGCCTGCTGCTGCGCCGGGTATTAAAGCCGATGCGCAAGCTGTCGCGCCTGATGGTCAGACGCTCGCCCGGCGAACTGACCCCACTGCCGGATCTGCTGCCGTGGTCGGAAACGCGGCTGCTGATTATCGCCTTTAACCGTTATATCAGCCGCCTGCGCGCGCTGATTGCGCGTCAGGAGCGCTTCAGCGCTGATGCCTCTCATCAGTTAAAAACGCCGCTTGCCGTGCTGAAAACCCAGGCCGCGGTAGCGCTGGCAAGCGACGATCCGGCCCAGTGGCGGGAGAGCTTACAGGCCATGAGCGCGACGCTCGATCAGACCGTTGACCTGACCGAACGCCTGTTGCAACTGGCGACGCTGCGCCGCCCAGAGCCCGGCGAGACGCGCGCGCACTGTGAAGTCGATCTGGTGGCGACCGCGCGTGAAAGCTGCTTCTCGCGTCTGCCGCAGGCGCGCAGCAAACCGGTAGATCTGGGGTACGAAGGCGAAGAGGGGCCGGTATATGTGCTGGCGGAGCCGCTGTTGCTGGCGGAGCTGTGCGCCAATCTGCTCGATAACGCGCTGAAATATACGCCAGCGGACGGCGTGGTGACGGTACGCGTGCGCGTCGCGGCAGGTGAGGCGATGCTTGAAGTGGAAGACAGCGGGCCCGGTATCGACGCGACCCAGCGCGATCAGGCGTTGACGCCGTTTCGCCGTCTCGATAACGCTGGCATGCATCCCGGCGCCGGGCTTGGGCTGGCGCTGGTGAATGATATCGCTCGCTGGCACCGTACCCGCGCGGAACTGCTCAACGGCGACAGGCTCGGCGGATTGCTGGTCCGCGTGCGGTTGCCGCTTCATCGCGCGCCGCCCGGCCAAAGCGGCGTTTAATGCTTTTCGGCATAGATGTTTTCTCTTTTTTACCCTCTCATTGCGGCGCGCGGGCCGCGCCACGTTGATTGCAGACCGGATACAGGTACAATGCCGCGTTGCGTTTACAGGGTCCTTTTTTCTTTTTTTTGAGATACATGGAATGAAAAACATATTTCGTTTAGCGATGGCCAGCCTGCTGCTGGCCGCCACGCAGGCCAGCGCTATTAGCGTTAACGGCTCGGTGGGCGAGCATTACACCAACATGGGCGCAGGTTTCGGCACCGAAAGCAGCGGCCTGCAACTGACCGGCAACTGGGCGCATAACGACGATCACGGCGATATCGTCGGCGTCGGCCTGGGCTTCAACATGCCGCTGGGGCCGTTTATGGTCACGCCGGGCGTCAAGGCGATTTACCTGAACCCGAACGAAGGGGATGAAGGCTACGCGGCGGCTGTCGGCGGCGGCGTGCGCTGGGATATCGGGCAGCGTTTCTCCCTGTTTGGCGACTACTACTACTCGCCGGATTCGCTCTCCAGCGGCGTGAATGATTACCAGGAAGCGAGCGCGGGCGCGCGTTTCTCTCTGTTCCGTCCTCTCAGCATTGAAGCCGGTTACCGCTATATCAACATGACCGGTAAAGATGGCGATCGCGACAGCAAAGTGGCTGACGGCCCGTACCTCGGCGTGAGCGCAGGCTTCTGATTTTCCGGGCGCGGCCACCGCTGCGCCTGTTTTTTTCCTCCTTCCTTTCTCTGCGCGCTATAGTAAAGCCTTCCCTTCATGCGGAGAAAATAATGCTACAGACAGAAATGCTCTCGACCGGCGACGAAGTGCTGCATGGTCAGATTGTCGATACGAACGCCGCCTGGCTGGCCTCGCTGTTTTTTGATCAGGGATTGCCGTTAACCCGGCGCAATACCGTGGGCGACAGCCTGGAATCGCTGGTGGCGGCGCTGACCGAGCGCAGCCAACACGCCGATATCCTCATTGTTAACGGTGGCCTGGGGCCGACCAGCGACGATCTGAGCGCCGAAGCGGCGGCGCGTGCGTTGGGCGTGGAGCTTGAACTGCACGAAGGCTGGCTGGCGACAATGGAGCGGTTTTTCACGGAGCGCGGTCGGGCGATGGCGCCGAGCAACCGCAAACAGGCGCTGCTGCCGGCGGGCAGCGAAATGATAGACAACCCGGTCGGCACCGCCTGCGGGTTCGCCATTAAACTCAACCGCTGTCTGATTTTCTTCACCCCCGGCGTACCATCAGAATTTAAACGGATGGTGGAGCATGAGATCCTGCCACGCCTGCGTGCGCGCTTTACCTTCCCCGAGCCGCCGCTCTGTCTGCGTCTGACCACGTTCGGGCGCTCCGAAAGCGATCTCGCCGCACAGCTCGATACCCTGACGCTGCCGCCGGAGGTGGTGATGGGCTATCGCTCCTCAACGCCGATTATCGAGCTTAAGCTCACCGGGCCGGCTTCTCGCCGTGCTGAGATGGAGGCTATCTGGCCGACCGTGCGTGAAGTGGCGGGCGACAGCCTGATTTTTGAAGGGACAGAAACGCTGCCGATGCAGATTGCCCGCTGCCTGCGTGAACAGCAGCTCAGCATTACCCTGAGCGAGCAGTTCACCGCGGGCCTGCTGGCGCTGCAACTCAGTGAGGCCGACGCGCCGCTGCTGGCGAGCGAAGTGCTGCCCGCGCAGGTCGAGACGCTGGCGCAGACCGCGCACTGGAATGGAGATCGCCGCCGCCGCCATCTCGCGGATTTAGCGCTGAGTATCGCAAGCTTTGAAGACGATGAGCTCAATATTGCCCTGACCACGCCGCAGGGCACACAGGCCGTGCGCCTGCGCTTT is a window of Cronobacter muytjensii ATCC 51329 DNA encoding:
- the menH gene encoding 2-succinyl-6-hydroxy-2,4-cyclohexadiene-1-carboxylate synthase gives rise to the protein MCLAARFQPAHAASHGAVVWLHGFLGDQREWQQVAEACAQYDHLFIDLPGHGGSARCLASGFAHVSELLTATLNSYNILNYWLVGYSLGGRIAMFHATQGETRGLRGLVVEGGHPGLCNAHEREVRWLADQRWAQRLRTEPLATVLDAWYRQPVFATLTDAQRQALIALRARNNPAALAAMLEATSTGRQPPLHEPLQALRVPFHYLCGERDAKFRALAATLQIPLHLITGAGHNAHRENPQATARSLNAILRTPTENSHDLS
- the menB gene encoding 1,4-dihydroxy-2-naphthoyl-CoA synthase, with amino-acid sequence MIYPDEAMLYAPVEWLDCSEGYTDIRYQKSTDGIAKITINRPQVRNAFRPLTVKEMIQALADARYDDNIGVIILTGEGEKAFCAGGDQKVRGDYGGYQDDSGVHHLNVLDFQRQIRTCPKPVVAMVAGYAIGGGHVLHMMCDLTIAAENAMFGQTGPKVGSFDGGWGASYMARIVGQKKAREIWFLCRQYDAQQALDMGLVNTVVPLAELERETVRWCREMLQNSPMALRCLKAALNADCDGQAGLQELAGNATMLFYMTEEGQEGRNAFNQKRQPDFSKFKRNP
- the menC gene encoding o-succinylbenzoate synthase; the protein is MRAAQLYRYQLPMDAGVVLRERRLKTRDGLLVRLSDDGREGWGEIAPLPGFSEETLDTAQSATCDWLVAWERGNAPPPPDIASVAFGLSCAQAELDGALPQAANYHVAPLCTGDPDELFARLAGQRGDKVAKVKVGLYEAVRDGMVVNLLLEGIPDLRLRLDANRAWTPLKARQFARYVNPAYRSRIEFIEEPCKTRADSRAFAAETGIAIAWDESLREADFTFAAGPGLRAVVIKPTLTGSLQKVQQQVAQAHALGLTAVISSSIESSFGLTQLARIAAWLTPKTIPGLDTLSLMRAQLVRRWPDSTLPCLSVDALEPLL
- the menE gene encoding o-succinylbenzoate--CoA ligase, whose amino-acid sequence is MTFSDWPWRHWRQRRADAQALRLNAWRLSWRELCARIDAQAAGLHAQGVREGDGVLLRANNQPDALLAWLALLQCGARVLPLNPQLPAPLLAELLPTLSLRHALVLNGGELPVRLNPLSLQPGLGEHAAPWHDRRLASMTLTSGSTGLPKAAVHTFHAHLASAEGVLATIPFAPQDDWLLSLPLFHVSGQGILWRWLSAGASLTVRDKQPLDQALRGCTHASLVPTQLWRLLNSGVDVSLRAVLLGGAAIPVELTEQARQRGIRCWCGYGLTEFASTVCAKEADGLADVGRPLPGRELQIVEGEVWLRADSMAAGYWRDGKMIPLTNDQGWFATRDCGRIDDGRLTLLGRKDNLFFCGAEGVQPEEVERVISAHPSVEQVFIVPQDDAEYGQRPVAVVECGEACDPSMLAGWCADKLARFQQPVRWLRLPETLKTGGIKISRRALRDWVNQQAVTESGTLDVQ
- a CDS encoding DUF2238 domain-containing protein, producing the protein MTAASSRSGLIVAALALLLTLVYTGISAGDKLTWLMEVTPVIIIVPLLLATHARYPLTPLLYVLIFFHAIILMVGGMYTYAKVPVGFDVQAWLDLSRNPYDKLGHFFQGLVPALAAREILLRGGYVHGRKMLAFVVCCIALAISAVYELIEWWSALALGQGADDFLGTQGDPWDTQSDMFCALLGALTTVFALGRWHTKQLLNVQRT
- a CDS encoding tripartite tricarboxylate transporter permease; the encoded protein is MDTWLYLSQGFAVALTPTNLLIALIGCFVGTIVGLLPGLGPINGVAILLPLAFAIHLPAESALILLATVYIGCEYGGRISSILLNVPGDAAAIMTALDGYPMAQQGRGGVALSISAVSSFVGSFIAIFGIILFAPVLAEWSLAFGPAEYFALMVFAIACLGSMMAQNPLKSFLAALIGLGLATVGVDANTGVYRFTFDSVHLSDGVQFIVVVIGLFSVSEILLMLESTSSGQTLVRKTGRMLFNAKEAAACTGATLRSSVIGFFVGILPGAGATIASAITYMTEKKLGDKDGSFGKGDIRGVAAPEAANNASACGSFIPMLTLGVPGSGTTAVMMGALTLYNITPGPAMFTEQPDIVWGLIAALLIANVMLLIMNIPLIGLFTRMLTIPLWFLVPAIAAVSAVGVYAVHSTTFDLLLMVALGVLGYILRKMHFPMSPLILGFVLGEMLEQNLRRALSISNGELGILWQSGVTKTLLMMAILVIAVPPVVKRLRRRQLKTQTDLPS
- a CDS encoding tripartite tricarboxylate transporter TctB family protein, producing MSDRIFAGIWLLLCVGGLFVAWQIHSEYAYEPVGPRPFPVGIIALMLLCSALLLLRRPDVVEWPHNAVLQRLVAMVIILLLYAWGFEWLGFPLATALLTAVIGMLFGARLPAALASGVVMGGALWFAFDRLLDVTLPLGAWLN
- a CDS encoding Bug family tripartite tricarboxylate transporter substrate binding protein, with protein sequence MKTSLLSTLLATSLAFTFAPAHAAEAPSRPECIAPAKPGGGFDLTCKLIQVSLQETGALEKPMRVTYMPGGVGAVAYNAIVAQRPGEPGTVVAFSGGSLLNLSQGKFGRYNVDDVRWLASVGTDYGMIAVRADSPWKTLGDLMKALEKDPNSVVFGAGASIGSQDWMKTALLAQKAGVDPHKMRYVAFEGGGEPVTALMGHHVQAVSGDLSEMVPYLTGNKLRVLAVFANERLPGQLAQVPTAKEQGYDLVWPIIRGFYVGPKVSDADYQWWVQAFEKLQQTEEFKKQRDLRGLFEFNMTGKALDEYVKNQVNDYREKAKAFGLAK
- the tctD gene encoding transcriptional regulator TctD; this translates as MRLLLAEDNRELAHWLEKALTNTGFAVDCVGDGLAADHLLQNENYAVAVLDIEMPRLSGLEVLARLRRRGQAVPVLLLTAHASVADRVKGLNEGADDYLPKPFDLSELEARLRALVRRSEGQVQEAQRLGELIFHDAGYFELQGKPLALTPREHALLTVLMFRRRRPVSRQQLFEQVFSLSDDVSPESIEIYIHRLRKKLLASNVQITTLRGLGYVLECSDELVAP
- a CDS encoding sensor histidine kinase; its protein translation is MSWLRPESLLGKLLLFLGLPLLLLWAFSALNSYVSALNAATQAYDRTLLASARIVAERLNVHHGELQADVPWVVLDSVERNMNDRLYYKVQDTHGRVISGYDDLPAMPRGVARTDLYPALAWFYHATYQGQRLRVARLLQPVNEGGINGMAEIYVAETLQSRHLLARQLLISSALSQGGLVLLTLLLAGLLLRRVLKPMRKLSRLMVRRSPGELTPLPDLLPWSETRLLIIAFNRYISRLRALIARQERFSADASHQLKTPLAVLKTQAAVALASDDPAQWRESLQAMSATLDQTVDLTERLLQLATLRRPEPGETRAHCEVDLVATARESCFSRLPQARSKPVDLGYEGEEGPVYVLAEPLLLAELCANLLDNALKYTPADGVVTVRVRVAAGEAMLEVEDSGPGIDATQRDQALTPFRRLDNAGMHPGAGLGLALVNDIARWHRTRAELLNGDRLGGLLVRVRLPLHRAPPGQSGV
- a CDS encoding YfaZ family outer membrane protein — protein: MKNIFRLAMASLLLAATQASAISVNGSVGEHYTNMGAGFGTESSGLQLTGNWAHNDDHGDIVGVGLGFNMPLGPFMVTPGVKAIYLNPNEGDEGYAAAVGGGVRWDIGQRFSLFGDYYYSPDSLSSGVNDYQEASAGARFSLFRPLSIEAGYRYINMTGKDGDRDSKVADGPYLGVSAGF